A genome region from Halorussus pelagicus includes the following:
- a CDS encoding DNA polymerase domain-containing protein gives MSDSGSTTLADFSDGGGDDRDVEAEARAVAGSDTPRTDSVVDADDWLPDADGTVELSVIQVDYTIEGSGDDEKPIVHVFGRTRDNDLEHVLVHGFEPYFYAPTDSLDAPPEEQYDSLVDSRETDENGDSFESIRGEKLTKIIGRTPRDVGNVRDEFDHYEADILFPNRFLIDKDIQSGIRLPERRDEDGDLHFHDQLDTLEAVEVEADPRVHYFDIEVDDRSGFPEEGEEPIICLTTFDSYDEEYIAWLADAPDGDAEAPAALPDYEPIEEIDLDVRSFDDERAMLAAYLDYLDETDGDIISGWNADDFDVPYLIDRLDELNGPHEYDLDSDRLSRVNEVWRSDWGGPTVKGRVVFDLLYAYKRTQRTELESYRLDAVGEVELGVGKERYAGDIGDLWENDPERLLEYNVRDVELCVELDRKQDIVSFWEEVASFVGCKLEDATTPGDAVDMYVLHKAYGRFALPSKGKQESEDFEGGAVFEPITGVKENVTVLDLKSLYPMAMTTINASPETQADPEDYESREEFEAETYTAPTGTHFRKEPDGIIREIIDETLDEREEKKALRDEHDPETVEYERFNRQQQAVKVIMNSLYGVSGWDRFRLYDKKAAAAITATGRDVIDYTQEQAKEMGHNVAYGDSVTGDRPIVVRDPNGNIRIRPIEELFERATPKPDDGILVTADGGPVASVESPKDHAALEEWDALSVNENGKAEWKSIEGVIRHETDKQVVKLQHKFGESVTTRDHSYVVEDGDELVEATPEDVEAPLRVPGVPEVEAVEEIDVYEVLKGYEREYEDGRGTGGTTTKTKRVHANDECVWFGHEHHHGLDKTITVKRYIDLDGEGGEALLRLLGAYVPEGSASTVETASGKFGASIAESRREWLRQLREDYHRLFDGTTANIIASDTNGERTIEYDTASGDSSVTYDDGTQKLQMMNELAAVFFREFAGQTSRGKRVPSFVFHLPEEKQDVFLQMLVEGDGSREFPRYSEEYAEQNFDFETVSRELAAGLSTLLTQRGQNHSLKYRDSKDSYTIRTCDYYRSGREPVRTEVEHDGYVYDLSVADNENFVDAVGGVVLHNTDSVMLELGGDIDKEEAIEQSFEIEEHINEAYDDFAREELNADHHRFQIEFEKLYRRFFQAGKKKRYAGHIVWKEGKHVDDIDITGFEYKRSDIAPITKEVQKRVIDMIVHGEDLEDVKEYVHDVIEDYQAGNVNLDDVGIPGGIGKRLDAYDTDTAQVRGAKYANLMLGTNFQRGSKPKRLYLEGVHPDFWQRMENERGFDPSGNSKEDRLYREFKKDPDVICFEFSDEVPEEFEVDWPKMLDKTLQGPIERILEALDISWDEVKSGQEQTGLGSFV, from the coding sequence ATGAGCGATTCGGGGTCTACGACACTTGCAGACTTTTCCGACGGTGGCGGCGACGACCGCGACGTGGAGGCAGAGGCCCGTGCGGTCGCCGGAAGCGACACTCCGCGCACCGACTCGGTCGTCGATGCCGACGACTGGCTTCCCGACGCCGACGGGACGGTCGAACTCTCCGTTATACAGGTCGATTACACCATCGAGGGGTCGGGAGACGACGAAAAGCCCATCGTCCACGTCTTCGGACGGACGCGGGACAACGACCTCGAACATGTGCTGGTCCACGGGTTCGAGCCGTACTTTTACGCCCCGACGGACTCGCTGGATGCGCCGCCCGAAGAGCAGTACGACAGCCTCGTGGATAGCCGCGAGACCGACGAGAACGGCGACTCCTTCGAGAGCATCCGCGGCGAGAAACTCACCAAGATAATCGGCCGGACGCCCCGCGACGTTGGGAACGTCCGCGACGAGTTCGACCACTACGAGGCCGACATCCTCTTTCCCAACCGGTTTCTCATCGACAAGGACATCCAGAGCGGCATCCGCCTCCCCGAGCGCCGCGACGAGGACGGCGACTTGCACTTCCACGACCAGTTGGACACGCTCGAAGCCGTCGAGGTCGAGGCCGACCCGCGCGTCCACTACTTCGACATCGAGGTGGACGACCGCTCGGGCTTCCCCGAGGAGGGCGAAGAGCCGATTATCTGTCTGACGACCTTCGACTCCTACGACGAGGAGTACATCGCGTGGCTGGCCGACGCGCCCGACGGCGACGCTGAGGCCCCCGCGGCGCTCCCCGACTACGAACCCATCGAGGAGATTGACCTCGACGTGCGCTCGTTCGACGACGAGCGCGCGATGCTGGCGGCGTATCTCGACTATCTGGACGAGACGGACGGAGACATCATCAGCGGCTGGAACGCCGACGATTTCGACGTTCCCTACCTCATCGACCGACTGGACGAACTGAACGGTCCCCACGAGTACGACCTCGACTCCGACCGCCTCTCGCGCGTGAACGAGGTCTGGCGCTCGGACTGGGGCGGCCCAACGGTCAAAGGTCGGGTCGTCTTCGACCTGCTGTACGCCTACAAGCGCACCCAGCGCACGGAACTCGAATCCTACCGCCTCGACGCCGTGGGCGAAGTCGAGTTGGGCGTCGGCAAAGAGCGGTACGCGGGCGACATCGGCGACCTCTGGGAGAACGACCCCGAGCGCCTGCTGGAGTACAACGTCAGGGACGTGGAACTCTGCGTGGAACTCGACCGCAAGCAGGACATCGTCTCCTTCTGGGAGGAAGTCGCCTCCTTCGTCGGCTGTAAACTCGAAGACGCGACGACGCCGGGCGACGCCGTGGACATGTACGTCCTCCACAAGGCCTACGGGCGGTTTGCGCTCCCTTCGAAGGGCAAACAGGAGAGCGAGGACTTCGAGGGCGGCGCGGTGTTCGAGCCGATTACCGGCGTCAAGGAGAACGTGACGGTGCTGGACCTGAAGAGTCTCTACCCGATGGCGATGACGACTATCAACGCCTCACCCGAGACACAGGCCGACCCCGAGGACTACGAGAGTCGCGAGGAGTTCGAGGCCGAGACGTACACCGCGCCGACCGGGACCCACTTCCGAAAGGAACCGGACGGCATCATCCGGGAGATAATCGACGAAACCCTCGACGAGCGCGAGGAGAAGAAGGCCCTGCGCGACGAACACGACCCCGAAACCGTCGAGTACGAGCGTTTTAACCGGCAGCAACAAGCTGTCAAGGTAATTATGAATTCTCTCTACGGCGTCTCTGGTTGGGATCGATTCCGCCTCTACGACAAGAAAGCGGCCGCCGCGATTACCGCGACGGGTCGAGATGTCATCGACTACACGCAGGAGCAGGCCAAAGAGATGGGCCATAACGTTGCGTATGGCGACAGCGTAACCGGCGATAGACCCATTGTCGTCCGTGATCCGAACGGAAACATCCGTATCCGGCCTATCGAAGAACTGTTCGAGAGAGCGACACCGAAACCGGACGACGGAATTCTCGTTACCGCCGACGGGGGTCCGGTCGCCAGTGTCGAATCGCCAAAGGACCATGCCGCACTGGAGGAGTGGGACGCGCTCTCAGTAAATGAGAACGGGAAAGCCGAGTGGAAATCCATCGAGGGCGTGATTAGACACGAAACCGACAAGCAGGTCGTCAAACTCCAGCATAAGTTCGGCGAGTCAGTGACGACTCGTGACCACTCCTACGTCGTTGAAGATGGCGACGAACTGGTCGAAGCGACGCCGGAAGACGTTGAGGCGCCGCTACGCGTTCCCGGCGTACCGGAAGTCGAGGCTGTCGAGGAAATCGACGTGTACGAGGTCCTGAAAGGGTACGAGCGAGAGTATGAAGACGGCCGCGGAACCGGCGGCACGACGACCAAGACGAAGCGAGTGCATGCGAACGACGAGTGCGTTTGGTTCGGACACGAGCATCATCACGGTCTCGACAAGACAATTACCGTCAAGCGATACATCGACCTCGATGGTGAGGGCGGTGAGGCGCTACTCCGCTTACTAGGTGCGTACGTTCCGGAAGGCAGTGCTTCGACAGTCGAAACTGCCTCCGGCAAGTTCGGTGCCAGCATCGCGGAGTCGAGGCGAGAATGGCTTCGCCAACTTCGAGAGGACTATCACCGACTGTTCGACGGTACGACTGCCAATATCATCGCTAGCGACACGAATGGCGAACGAACCATCGAGTACGACACCGCTAGTGGAGACAGTTCGGTGACGTACGACGATGGGACGCAGAAACTCCAGATGATGAACGAACTGGCGGCGGTGTTCTTCAGGGAGTTCGCCGGACAGACCTCACGTGGAAAGCGAGTTCCCTCCTTCGTGTTCCATCTCCCCGAGGAGAAACAGGACGTGTTCCTCCAGATGCTTGTGGAGGGCGACGGTTCGCGGGAGTTCCCAAGGTACTCCGAGGAGTACGCGGAACAGAATTTCGACTTCGAGACGGTAAGCCGCGAACTGGCCGCAGGGCTATCGACGTTGCTTACTCAGCGCGGACAGAATCACTCGCTCAAGTACCGCGATTCGAAGGACTCGTATACGATTCGCACTTGCGATTACTATCGCTCCGGTCGAGAACCCGTACGTACCGAAGTCGAACACGACGGATACGTCTACGACTTGAGCGTCGCAGACAACGAGAACTTTGTCGATGCAGTCGGTGGGGTAGTCCTCCACAATACGGACTCGGTCATGCTCGAACTCGGGGGTGACATCGACAAGGAGGAAGCTATCGAGCAGTCCTTCGAGATAGAGGAACACATCAACGAGGCGTACGACGACTTCGCGCGTGAGGAGTTGAACGCCGACCACCACCGCTTCCAGATCGAGTTCGAGAAGCTCTATCGCCGGTTCTTCCAAGCGGGCAAGAAGAAGCGCTACGCCGGACACATCGTCTGGAAGGAGGGCAAGCACGTAGACGATATCGACATCACGGGCTTCGAGTACAAGCGGTCGGACATCGCGCCCATCACCAAGGAGGTCCAGAAGCGAGTCATCGACATGATCGTCCACGGCGAGGACTTAGAAGACGTGAAAGAGTACGTCCACGACGTTATCGAGGACTACCAAGCGGGTAACGTGAATCTGGACGACGTGGGCATCCCCGGCGGCATCGGCAAGCGTCTCGACGCCTACGACACCGACACCGCGCAGGTCCGCGGCGCGAAGTACGCCAACCTCATGCTCGGGACGAACTTCCAGCGGGGAAGCAAGCCCAAGCGACTCTACCTTGAGGGCGTTCACCCGGACTTCTGGCAGCGGATGGAGAACGAAAGGGGGTTCGACCCGAGCGGCAACTCGAAGGAAGACCGTCTCTACCGGGAGTTCAAGAAGGACCCCGACGTGATCTGCTTCGAGTTCTCCGACGAGGTGCCCGAGGAGTTCGAGGTCGATTGGCCCAAGATGCTCGACAAGACGTTGCAGGGTCCCATCGAACGCATTCTCGAAGCGCTTGACATCTCGTGGGACGAGGTGAAATCCGGGCAGGAACAGACCGGACTCGGCAGTTTCGTCTGA